In Synechocystis sp. PCC 6714, the following are encoded in one genomic region:
- a CDS encoding glutathione S-transferase family protein: MLLLQFSTSHYCRKARLALGYQGIDYRVKNLTPGLHALQLRPLTGTTTVPVLCPEMPGKPEYISDSSAIFRFLEKISPDRRLFPLDPEQRLKAEWLEDWLDESIGTATRFVYYDYRAGEGKAIDPSFTSQLVIKIVRRQYNINPTTVALAKQRLELAFQVLGIWQDEEYLCGNHLTVADLTAAALLSPLALLPEYQQSVPWLFERIKEIHLICGETLPPGLT, from the coding sequence ATGTTGTTGCTTCAATTTAGTACTTCCCACTATTGCCGCAAAGCAAGACTGGCTTTGGGTTATCAGGGTATTGATTATCGGGTGAAAAATTTAACCCCTGGTCTTCATGCCCTGCAACTCCGGCCTTTAACGGGCACAACTACTGTGCCGGTGCTCTGTCCAGAAATGCCTGGAAAGCCTGAATATATCAGCGATTCCAGTGCAATTTTTCGTTTTCTAGAAAAAATTTCCCCAGATCGCCGTTTATTTCCCCTCGATCCTGAGCAGAGATTGAAGGCGGAGTGGTTGGAAGATTGGTTAGATGAAAGTATTGGCACAGCTACCCGGTTTGTGTACTATGATTACCGGGCGGGGGAGGGCAAGGCCATCGATCCATCATTCACTAGTCAGCTGGTGATTAAAATTGTTCGTCGTCAGTACAACATAAATCCGACCACCGTTGCATTAGCTAAGCAAAGACTAGAACTGGCCTTCCAAGTACTTGGCATTTGGCAAGACGAAGAATATCTTTGTGGCAATCATTTAACGGTGGCTGATCTGACGGCAGCTGCTTTGCTCAGTCCCTTGGCGCTTTTACCTGAATATCAACAATCCGTACCCTGGTTATTTGAGCGTATTAAGGAGATTCATTTAATTTGCGGAGAAACTTTGCCGCCTGGGTTAACTTGA